From a single Lactococcus allomyrinae genomic region:
- a CDS encoding YesL family protein gives MIGRALEVLFIRIWVVVKLTLIFWLLSLSGGFILGFGPAFKVVTELYLAEGFEHTAIKVKQAYRIFKRNFWRANLIFWFYAAISLLLIYNLYLSVQIRGLLFFIIDFILLFGLTYVLTAFEYSMILDSQFEMSFGNLLKISFISNFVSFRTYLKLLLGTIILLILTWQFKGLILFAVIGVLQIYCVTVTKEWRVKIDEQLAE, from the coding sequence ATGATTGGAAGAGCCTTAGAAGTATTATTTATCCGAATTTGGGTTGTAGTAAAATTGACCTTGATTTTCTGGTTATTAAGTTTATCTGGTGGCTTTATTTTGGGATTTGGTCCAGCTTTTAAAGTCGTAACAGAGCTTTACTTAGCAGAGGGGTTTGAGCATACAGCGATTAAAGTAAAACAGGCTTACCGTATTTTCAAACGCAATTTTTGGCGTGCTAATTTAATCTTTTGGTTCTATGCCGCAATAAGCTTGCTTTTGATTTACAATCTATATTTATCTGTTCAAATTCGAGGTTTGCTGTTTTTCATTATTGATTTTATTTTACTTTTTGGGTTGACATACGTATTAACAGCCTTTGAGTATTCGATGATTTTAGATAGTCAGTTTGAGATGAGCTTTGGAAATCTGTTAAAAATCAGTTTTATTTCAAATTTTGTAAGTTTTAGAACTTATTTGAAACTATTGCTGGGAACGATAATTTTGCTGATATTAACTTGGCAATTTAAAGGTTTGATTTTGTTTGCTGTAATTGGAGTTTTACAAATCTACTGTGTAACAGTAACAAAAGAGTGGCGAGTGAAAATTGATGAACAATTGGCAGAGTAA
- a CDS encoding glycoside hydrolase family 1 protein, with product MNLQFPKEFWWGAATSGPQTEGRFKKQHDNVFDYDFDHFQERFWGAIGPDTASNFFNDFRDDIELMKAAGLNSVRTSIQWSRLIDDLELGTLNEKAVEFYNAVIDEFLTHGIRPVINLHHFDLPVELLHKYGGWESRHVVDLYADFAGKCFELFSDRVSDWFTFNEPMVVVECGYLLGFHYPDVVDGKRAVQVAYHLQLASSLAIKKFRTINQNPAGQIGIILNLTPAYPASSHHADVFAAEMADLWQNRLFLDASVKGEFPSVLTEMLSAENALWKATDEDLSAIRQYKIDVLGVNYYHPSRIQEPEFSSDSLAQDFRPDKFYAPYNKRGVRMNADRGWEIHPQTVYEIAKRIQKDYENLPWFISENGMGVANEQRFADNDGVIQDDYRIQFTTEHLYWLHKAISEGANCFGYHVWTPIDCWSWRNSYKNRYGLIALDIHTQVKTLKKSAHWFKSLSTAGVLEVSQQIINKYADDY from the coding sequence ATGAATTTACAATTTCCGAAAGAATTCTGGTGGGGAGCGGCAACGAGTGGTCCACAAACAGAAGGTCGGTTTAAAAAACAGCACGATAATGTTTTTGATTATGATTTTGATCATTTTCAAGAACGATTTTGGGGAGCAATTGGTCCCGATACAGCAAGCAATTTTTTCAATGATTTTCGTGATGATATTGAGTTGATGAAAGCTGCTGGTTTGAATTCTGTGCGAACAAGTATTCAATGGTCGCGTTTGATTGATGATTTGGAGCTTGGTACGCTCAATGAAAAAGCGGTTGAATTTTATAATGCAGTAATTGATGAGTTTTTAACGCATGGGATTCGTCCAGTGATTAATTTGCATCATTTTGATTTGCCAGTGGAGTTATTGCATAAGTACGGAGGCTGGGAAAGTCGTCATGTGGTGGATTTATATGCGGACTTTGCTGGGAAATGTTTTGAGCTTTTTTCAGACCGTGTGAGTGACTGGTTTACCTTCAATGAGCCAATGGTTGTTGTAGAGTGTGGTTATCTGCTTGGTTTCCATTATCCTGATGTGGTGGATGGCAAGAGAGCAGTTCAAGTCGCTTATCATTTGCAATTGGCGTCAAGTTTGGCAATTAAGAAATTTAGAACAATCAATCAAAATCCCGCTGGGCAAATTGGCATTATCTTGAATCTAACTCCTGCCTATCCTGCAAGCTCTCATCATGCAGATGTTTTTGCAGCAGAAATGGCGGATTTGTGGCAAAATCGTCTATTTTTGGACGCCTCGGTGAAAGGAGAATTTCCGTCAGTACTGACAGAAATGCTGTCAGCAGAAAATGCGCTCTGGAAAGCGACTGATGAGGATTTGTCAGCAATTCGTCAGTATAAAATTGACGTTTTAGGTGTAAATTATTATCATCCCAGTCGTATTCAAGAGCCAGAATTTTCAAGTGATAGTTTAGCCCAAGATTTTCGTCCAGATAAATTTTATGCCCCATACAATAAACGAGGTGTGCGAATGAATGCTGATCGTGGTTGGGAAATTCATCCACAAACGGTTTATGAAATTGCCAAAAGAATACAAAAAGATTATGAGAATCTCCCGTGGTTTATTTCGGAAAATGGGATGGGTGTTGCTAATGAACAACGCTTTGCTGACAATGACGGTGTCATTCAAGACGATTATCGTATTCAATTTACAACGGAGCATCTTTATTGGCTTCATAAAGCAATCAGCGAAGGTGCAAATTGTTTTGGATATCATGTTTGGACACCCATTGATTGTTGGAGTTGGAGGAACTCTTATAAAAACCGTTATGGATTGATTGCCTTAGACATTCACACACAAGTCAAGACACTGAAGAAATCAGCTCATTGGTTCAAGAGCCTATCAACTGCTGGTGTACTTGAGGTTAGCCAGCAAATTATCAATAAATATGCTGACGATTACTGA
- the scrK gene encoding fructokinase ScrK: MTKLYGSVEAGGTKFVLAIGNEQFNIIKSIQIPTTTPEETITSVIEFFKDNPVSALSIGSFGPIDINPESPTYGYITTTPKAGWANVDLLGKLKLALQIPMEFTTDVNSSAYGEMVVTGGNSLVYYTIGTGIGGGAVQDGKFIGGVSHAEMGHQYVKRHPKDLDFAGVCPFHGDCLEGVAAGPSLEARTGIRGENIPLDSEVWEIQAFYIAQIAVNTTLALAPEKIVFGGGVMAQEHMISRVREQFEKQLANYVKIPSALTEYLVTPSVADNGSATIGNFALAAKLL; this comes from the coding sequence ATGACAAAACTTTATGGTTCAGTAGAAGCAGGAGGAACAAAATTCGTCCTTGCTATCGGTAATGAACAATTTAACATTATTAAATCAATACAAATCCCAACAACTACTCCAGAAGAAACAATTACATCCGTCATTGAGTTTTTCAAAGACAATCCTGTGTCTGCCTTATCAATTGGGTCTTTTGGTCCCATTGACATCAACCCTGAAAGTCCAACTTATGGCTACATTACAACTACACCCAAAGCAGGCTGGGCAAATGTTGACCTTCTCGGCAAGCTTAAATTGGCGCTTCAGATTCCGATGGAATTTACGACAGATGTAAACAGCTCTGCATATGGTGAAATGGTCGTGACAGGGGGAAATTCTCTGGTTTATTACACGATTGGTACAGGGATTGGTGGCGGAGCCGTTCAGGACGGAAAGTTCATTGGTGGTGTTTCACACGCAGAGATGGGTCATCAGTATGTTAAAAGACATCCAAAAGACCTTGATTTTGCAGGAGTTTGCCCTTTTCATGGGGATTGCCTTGAGGGAGTTGCAGCCGGTCCTTCTCTTGAAGCGAGAACGGGTATTCGAGGTGAAAATATTCCACTTGACAGTGAAGTTTGGGAGATTCAAGCTTTTTATATCGCACAAATCGCCGTTAATACAACATTGGCTTTAGCACCAGAAAAAATCGTATTCGGTGGCGGAGTGATGGCGCAAGAGCATATGATTTCGCGAGTACGCGAACAATTTGAAAAACAACTTGCAAACTACGTTAAAATTCCGTCAGCACTGACAGAATATCTTGTCACTCCATCAGTTGCTGACAACGGTTCAGCGACCATTGGTAACTTTGCTTTAGCTGCAAAATTATTGTAA
- a CDS encoding endo-beta-N-acetylglucosaminidase: MKASKKVSIAFGATALIAASVGVLSACSSNSSANIKYKTTSSTTMLTPDVLTSKNAPIASYWFPNQFLKWSASKDKDLAYNKSTVPLAKRIASSKLTPANATQNKKTKIVALSNMNSSTSGNPSRGTNSINAYPFDYWQYVDTLVYWGGSAGEGTIVPPSADVIDDAHTNGVPVLGTIFCPPTVYGGKTSWVETMIKQDKNGDFPFAKQMVAVAKAYGFDGWFINQETEGLNSSQATKMKELVAAVKALDPKLDIMWYDAMTKDGKVGWQNQLNSENAEFIDDNGQKVANSIFLNFDWNQAKSTPNLVKNSADYAKKIGVNPYDIYAGIDVGDGGGVSTQVNWPLIESGKNSTYTSIGLYSPSATYSNASDFDEFQTQESAFWVNSQGDPREVGASTNYSWIGLSKYVVEKSVVQGEDFSTNFNIGVGYNWFKDGQKVSAQQWSNRSLAEVLPTYRWMIDNEGNNKLTPSIDLANAYNGGNSLKFMANMDTGKASTVTLFASQLKANKNTEFSVAMRSDGKLNVAAVVELSDGSSKTINGDTVATDKWGLIKFDTKDLIGKTITKIGLKFESDKLLAGNAINLGVLNFTDNRISKKLSISDVKVESKVFEQEGTVAGVRLSWNGTNNKDLQNYEVYQVNSDGTRSFIGASNINHYFVDALVRGKNVKSTKFEVVPINKQGEVGAGATTSITWPDNSLPKANFTADQTVVASGATITFINQSNLPSTKFKWTFEGADKTTSTAKNPKVTYAKTGTYKVTLEAINSKGKTDTKTKTGFITVTDAAKAGLENYALKAKTSVDSFTNDNEWGPNAVDGNVKTKWCAVGTTQHNIVIDLGNTRKINEVVIDHAEAGGESPDMNTKAYTVQVSTDNKNWTEVVNVTNNTAAETKDSFAQTDARYVKLTAVKPTQGSDNAVRWYEIQVLGLKN, encoded by the coding sequence ATGAAAGCTTCAAAAAAAGTGTCCATTGCATTTGGAGCAACGGCACTGATTGCTGCAAGTGTTGGAGTGCTTTCGGCTTGTTCTAGCAACAGCTCTGCAAATATCAAATACAAAACAACAAGTAGTACTACCATGCTGACACCTGATGTTCTAACGAGTAAAAATGCACCGATTGCGTCATATTGGTTTCCAAATCAATTTTTAAAATGGTCAGCCAGTAAAGACAAGGATTTGGCTTATAACAAATCGACTGTGCCACTTGCTAAACGTATTGCAAGCTCTAAGCTCACACCGGCAAATGCAACACAAAACAAAAAGACAAAAATTGTTGCGTTATCAAATATGAATTCGTCAACATCTGGAAATCCATCACGAGGTACAAATAGCATCAATGCTTATCCTTTTGATTATTGGCAATATGTTGATACTTTGGTTTATTGGGGAGGTTCAGCTGGTGAGGGAACGATTGTTCCTCCAAGTGCAGATGTGATTGATGATGCACATACAAATGGTGTGCCAGTTTTAGGAACGATTTTCTGTCCTCCTACGGTTTATGGTGGAAAAACTTCATGGGTTGAAACCATGATTAAGCAAGATAAGAATGGTGATTTTCCTTTTGCTAAACAAATGGTTGCTGTAGCTAAAGCTTATGGTTTTGACGGTTGGTTCATCAATCAGGAAACAGAAGGTTTAAATAGCAGTCAAGCTACGAAAATGAAAGAGCTTGTTGCTGCAGTCAAAGCACTTGATCCCAAATTGGATATTATGTGGTATGATGCCATGACCAAAGATGGAAAAGTGGGTTGGCAAAATCAGTTGAACAGTGAAAATGCTGAGTTCATTGATGATAATGGTCAAAAAGTTGCGAATTCAATATTTTTAAACTTTGATTGGAATCAAGCAAAATCAACACCAAATCTGGTAAAAAATTCAGCAGATTATGCAAAGAAAATTGGTGTTAATCCTTATGATATTTACGCAGGGATTGATGTTGGAGATGGTGGTGGAGTCAGCACACAGGTCAATTGGCCATTGATTGAATCTGGTAAAAATTCTACTTATACTTCTATTGGTCTGTATTCTCCAAGTGCAACTTATTCTAATGCGAGTGATTTTGATGAGTTTCAAACACAAGAGTCTGCTTTTTGGGTCAATAGTCAGGGCGACCCTCGTGAAGTTGGCGCATCAACAAATTATTCTTGGATTGGTTTATCTAAGTATGTGGTTGAGAAATCCGTTGTTCAAGGGGAAGATTTTTCGACAAATTTCAATATTGGTGTGGGCTACAATTGGTTCAAAGATGGACAAAAAGTTTCAGCTCAACAATGGTCTAATCGAAGTTTAGCTGAGGTGCTGCCAACTTATCGTTGGATGATTGATAATGAGGGTAATAATAAATTGACACCAAGTATTGATTTGGCAAATGCTTATAATGGTGGAAATTCGTTGAAATTTATGGCGAATATGGATACTGGAAAGGCTTCCACGGTCACTTTGTTTGCTTCACAACTAAAGGCAAACAAAAATACTGAATTTTCCGTAGCAATGCGCTCTGATGGCAAGTTGAATGTAGCGGCGGTTGTTGAACTTTCTGATGGGAGCAGCAAAACAATCAATGGAGATACGGTTGCAACGGATAAATGGGGACTGATTAAATTTGATACGAAAGACTTGATTGGCAAAACAATCACTAAGATTGGGCTGAAGTTTGAGTCAGATAAGCTGCTTGCGGGGAATGCAATAAATCTTGGTGTGCTTAATTTCACAGACAACCGTATATCTAAAAAACTCAGTATTTCTGATGTGAAAGTTGAGAGTAAAGTTTTTGAGCAAGAAGGAACGGTCGCTGGTGTTCGTTTATCTTGGAATGGAACGAATAATAAGGATTTACAAAACTATGAAGTTTATCAAGTGAATAGTGATGGAACACGTAGCTTTATCGGAGCAAGTAATATTAATCATTATTTTGTTGATGCGCTTGTTCGTGGTAAAAATGTTAAATCGACGAAGTTCGAAGTTGTCCCTATCAACAAGCAAGGAGAAGTTGGAGCTGGTGCGACGACTTCAATCACTTGGCCAGATAATTCATTGCCAAAGGCAAACTTTACTGCTGACCAAACGGTTGTAGCGTCTGGTGCTACGATTACCTTTATCAATCAGTCGAACTTACCTTCAACGAAATTTAAATGGACCTTTGAAGGGGCAGATAAGACGACTTCTACGGCTAAAAATCCTAAAGTCACTTATGCTAAGACAGGAACTTATAAGGTGACGCTTGAAGCGATTAATAGTAAAGGTAAGACTGATACTAAGACGAAAACAGGATTCATCACAGTGACTGATGCCGCAAAAGCTGGTCTTGAAAATTATGCGCTTAAAGCGAAAACGTCAGTGGATAGCTTTACGAATGATAATGAGTGGGGGCCAAATGCAGTTGATGGAAATGTCAAGACGAAATGGTGTGCTGTTGGTACAACACAACATAATATCGTAATTGATCTCGGAAATACGAGAAAGATTAATGAAGTGGTAATTGATCACGCGGAAGCTGGTGGTGAATCTCCTGATATGAATACAAAAGCATACACGGTACAGGTCAGCACGGATAATAAGAACTGGACAGAGGTGGTTAATGTAACAAATAATACTGCTGCTGAAACTAAAGATTCATTTGCACAAACAGATGCAAGGTACGTAAAATTGACTGCGGTTAAGCCAACACAAGGCTCTGACAATGCTGTTCGTTGGTATGAAATTCAAGTGCTCGGACTGAAAAACTAG
- the guaA gene encoding glutamine-hydrolyzing GMP synthase, which produces MSDNTLEKIIVLDYGSQYNQLIARRIREIGVFSELMSHKVTAAQIREINPIGIILSGGPNSVYDEGSFDIDPEIFELGLPILGICYGMQLMSYKLGGRVEGASEREYGVAPLSLQAESALFAGTPEVQDVLMSHGDRVTAIPEGFHVVGTSPNSPFAAVENTERNLYGIQFHPEVRHSVHGTDLLRNFALNICEAKGNWSMENFIDMQIKDIRAKVGDKKVLLGLSGGVDSSVVGVLLQRAIGDQLTSIFVDHGFLRKGEADQVMETLGGKFGLNIIKVDAQKRFMDKLVGLSDPEQKRKIIGNEFVYVFDDEASKLKGVDFLAQGTLYTDVIESGTDTAQTIKSHHNVGGLPEDMQFQLIEPLNTLFKDEVRALGTQLGMPDEIVWRQPFPGPGLAIRVLGDLTEEKLETVRESDAILREEIAKAGLEREVWQYFTVNTDVRSVGVMGDGRTYDYTIAIRAITSIDGMTADFARLPWDILQKISVRIVNEVDHVNRIVYDITSKPPATVEWQ; this is translated from the coding sequence TTGTCCGACAACACACTTGAAAAAATCATCGTGCTTGACTACGGTTCACAGTATAATCAACTTATCGCACGCCGTATCCGCGAAATTGGTGTTTTCTCAGAACTCATGAGTCACAAAGTCACAGCCGCTCAAATCCGCGAGATTAATCCTATTGGTATTATTCTCTCAGGTGGTCCAAATTCCGTATATGATGAAGGTTCATTCGATATTGATCCAGAAATTTTTGAACTTGGCTTGCCTATTTTAGGAATTTGCTACGGAATGCAACTGATGAGTTATAAACTTGGTGGTAGGGTTGAAGGTGCTTCAGAACGTGAGTATGGTGTTGCTCCCCTCTCTCTCCAAGCAGAATCAGCACTTTTTGCTGGTACACCTGAAGTTCAAGATGTTTTGATGAGTCATGGTGACCGTGTCACAGCAATTCCAGAAGGATTCCACGTTGTAGGAACTTCACCAAATAGTCCATTTGCAGCTGTTGAAAATACGGAACGAAACTTGTACGGCATCCAATTTCATCCAGAAGTCCGTCATTCGGTTCACGGGACAGACCTTCTTCGTAACTTTGCACTAAATATCTGTGAAGCTAAAGGCAACTGGTCAATGGAAAACTTCATTGATATGCAAATCAAAGATATTCGTGCAAAAGTTGGAGATAAAAAGGTTCTGCTAGGTCTTTCAGGAGGAGTAGATTCATCAGTTGTTGGCGTCCTTTTGCAACGTGCAATTGGTGACCAATTGACATCAATCTTTGTTGACCACGGCTTTCTTCGTAAAGGCGAAGCTGACCAAGTCATGGAAACTTTAGGTGGAAAATTTGGGCTCAATATCATCAAAGTAGATGCTCAAAAACGCTTCATGGACAAGCTTGTAGGACTTTCAGATCCAGAGCAAAAACGTAAAATTATTGGTAACGAATTTGTCTATGTTTTTGATGATGAAGCAAGTAAATTAAAAGGTGTAGATTTCCTTGCTCAGGGTACACTTTATACTGATGTGATTGAATCTGGAACAGATACAGCTCAAACCATCAAATCACATCATAATGTTGGTGGTTTGCCAGAAGATATGCAGTTCCAACTTATTGAACCTTTGAATACACTCTTTAAAGATGAAGTACGTGCTTTAGGAACTCAGCTAGGAATGCCCGATGAAATCGTTTGGCGTCAACCATTCCCAGGTCCAGGCTTAGCGATCCGCGTTCTTGGCGATTTGACAGAAGAAAAGCTTGAAACTGTTCGCGAGTCAGATGCCATTCTACGCGAGGAAATCGCAAAAGCAGGTCTTGAACGTGAGGTTTGGCAATATTTCACAGTCAATACAGATGTTCGTTCTGTCGGTGTGATGGGTGATGGACGAACTTATGATTACACAATTGCGATTCGCGCAATTACATCAATTGATGGTATGACCGCTGACTTTGCCCGTCTCCCATGGGATATTTTGCAAAAAATTTCAGTTCGTATTGTCAACGAAGTTGATCACGTCAATCGTATCGTTTACGATATTACGAGTAAGCCGCCAGCAACTGTTGAGTGGCAATAA
- a CDS encoding glycoside hydrolase family 13 protein, translating to MENWWKKAVIYQIYPRSFKDTNADGIGDLQGVIEKLDYLQKLGIDAIWLSPVYQSPMIDNGYDISDYLTIDPSFGTMDDFECLVSEAKVRKIRVLMDLVVNHTSDQHKWFKEARQTLENPKRSFYIWRDQPVFNDKNWTFDPLTQQYYFHLFSKNQPDLNWENPDVRSEIHKMMEFWLKKGISGFRLDVIDLIGKIPDENITVNGPKLHEYLQEMNREVFVGNDLLTVGEAWSSSPELAKLYSAPNRHELSMVFGFWHILTSAGEGNKWNYLPLNVPKLKQALSAWQEIAPDEGWNSLFWGNHDLPRLVSFWGELSDKYREKSAKAFAILLHLMRGTPFIYQGEELGMTNFPFEKFSEINDIESLNFVEDKRNMGWSDEKIMDVLRKMSRDNARTPMQWDGSEQADFTTGQAWLEVNPNHRKINVMLALENQQSIFYTYQKLIALRHEQAWLYTATYELLDSSDEIFAYLRKTENQTFLIVANLSNHENTFVSNFRKKAEIISTESFPSALTEIKMKAWDAFALEVE from the coding sequence ATGGAAAATTGGTGGAAAAAAGCGGTAATTTATCAGATTTATCCACGAAGTTTTAAAGATACAAATGCAGATGGTATCGGTGACTTACAGGGGGTTATTGAGAAGTTAGATTACTTACAAAAATTAGGGATTGATGCGATTTGGCTGTCACCTGTCTATCAGTCACCAATGATCGATAATGGCTATGACATCAGTGATTATTTAACCATTGACCCATCATTTGGTACAATGGATGATTTTGAGTGTTTGGTGTCAGAGGCGAAAGTGCGTAAAATTCGAGTACTTATGGATTTGGTTGTCAACCATACTTCTGACCAGCATAAATGGTTTAAAGAAGCACGACAAACATTGGAAAATCCCAAGCGCTCGTTTTATATCTGGCGAGATCAGCCAGTTTTCAATGATAAAAACTGGACTTTTGATCCGCTAACTCAACAATATTATTTTCATCTATTTAGCAAAAATCAGCCGGATTTAAATTGGGAAAATCCTGATGTTCGCAGTGAAATTCACAAAATGATGGAATTTTGGCTAAAAAAGGGAATTAGTGGTTTTAGGCTTGATGTTATTGACTTAATTGGAAAAATTCCAGATGAAAATATTACAGTAAATGGTCCTAAATTGCATGAATATTTGCAAGAGATGAATCGTGAAGTTTTCGTTGGGAACGACTTGCTCACAGTCGGTGAGGCCTGGTCAAGTTCGCCAGAACTTGCAAAGTTGTATTCAGCGCCAAATAGGCATGAGTTATCTATGGTTTTTGGATTTTGGCATATTTTGACTTCAGCAGGAGAAGGGAACAAATGGAATTATCTTCCACTCAATGTTCCAAAGCTCAAACAAGCTTTGTCGGCTTGGCAGGAGATTGCCCCTGATGAAGGATGGAATTCATTATTTTGGGGAAATCATGATTTGCCACGTTTGGTATCATTTTGGGGAGAATTATCTGATAAATATCGAGAAAAATCAGCTAAAGCATTCGCGATTTTACTACATCTGATGCGCGGTACACCCTTTATCTATCAAGGAGAAGAGCTTGGAATGACAAACTTTCCGTTTGAAAAATTTTCAGAAATAAATGATATTGAATCTCTTAATTTTGTGGAAGATAAACGAAACATGGGCTGGTCTGATGAAAAAATTATGGACGTATTGCGCAAAATGAGTCGTGATAATGCTCGAACACCAATGCAATGGGATGGTAGTGAACAAGCAGATTTTACCACAGGACAAGCTTGGCTTGAGGTTAATCCGAACCACAGGAAAATTAATGTCATGCTTGCCTTAGAGAATCAGCAGTCTATTTTCTACACCTACCAAAAATTGATTGCCCTTCGTCATGAGCAAGCTTGGCTGTATACTGCAACTTATGAACTACTTGATAGCTCTGATGAAATATTTGCCTATCTAAGAAAGACGGAAAATCAAACTTTTCTTATTGTCGCAAATCTGTCAAATCATGAAAATACTTTTGTCAGTAACTTTAGGAAAAAAGCTGAAATTATCAGTACTGAGAGCTTTCCGTCAGCACTGACAGAAATAAAAATGAAGGCTTGGGATGCGTTTGCTCTGGAGGTTGAGTGA
- a CDS encoding ROK family protein, with product MSLLTIDIGGTSIKYARFDKGQLSNQGAFATPDNLDTFYQHLSAVVEQFKENSDVCGVAISSPGAVNKISGVIEGASALPYIHNFDIHSEFEKRFGLPVSIENDANCAALAEVKFGAAKGHSDVLFLVLGTGVGGSFVIDGKIHHGKHLFGGEFGFMLMDEENSFSTLGTTVRMAERYNTRTSENLDAIDIFKLAFAGNEIAKEEMDIFTFNVAKGIFNLSYSFDPECVIIGGGVSQAEWLIPEIQKQLQKIMDTIKIAPFMPEITACQFKNDANLIGATVDFVQTFNK from the coding sequence ATGTCATTACTAACGATTGATATTGGTGGTACAAGTATTAAATATGCACGTTTTGATAAAGGTCAATTGAGCAATCAAGGAGCATTTGCAACGCCCGATAATCTTGATACTTTTTATCAACATCTGAGTGCGGTAGTAGAGCAATTTAAGGAAAATAGCGATGTTTGTGGTGTTGCGATTAGTTCACCAGGTGCAGTAAATAAAATATCTGGTGTAATTGAAGGTGCTAGTGCTTTGCCTTATATTCATAACTTTGACATTCATAGCGAATTTGAGAAACGTTTTGGATTGCCTGTTTCTATTGAAAACGATGCTAATTGTGCTGCGCTCGCAGAAGTCAAGTTTGGGGCAGCTAAAGGTCATTCAGATGTGCTATTTCTTGTTTTAGGTACAGGGGTAGGCGGATCTTTTGTCATTGATGGAAAGATTCACCACGGGAAACACCTTTTTGGTGGTGAATTTGGATTTATGCTCATGGACGAAGAAAATTCATTTTCAACGCTTGGTACGACTGTTCGCATGGCAGAACGTTATAACACACGCACAAGTGAAAACCTTGATGCCATTGATATCTTTAAATTGGCTTTTGCAGGTAACGAAATAGCTAAAGAAGAAATGGATATTTTTACATTTAATGTTGCTAAAGGTATCTTTAATCTGAGTTATTCTTTTGACCCTGAGTGTGTCATTATTGGTGGCGGAGTTTCTCAAGCAGAATGGCTTATTCCAGAGATACAAAAACAACTCCAAAAGATTATGGACACGATCAAGATTGCACCATTTATGCCTGAGATTACTGCTTGCCAATTTAAGAATGATGCAAATCTCATCGGAGCAACAGTAGATTTTGTTCAGACATTCAATAAATAA
- a CDS encoding family 20 glycosylhydrolase → MERGLLLDVGRKFWSIDEIKQLIELLSKTGLTHLQLHLSENEAFRLNLEAVSTDRMSSVNDRTYSYDDIQEILKFAHRYKIQVIPDIDAPGHLRALLRNRPEFALPATEGCALDVTNPLACEWFLSIIRECCEWFSECNIFHVGGDEFIDFRRMEAYPYLLSKSHEYYGEKASGLEFYVDFVNHIAQYLSLKGKKVRVWNDGFLRKDLESLSVLTKDVEVCYWTNWDVNMALVGDWLRAGYRLVNFCDNDLYYVLGENAGYNYPSVEKLIKFADRNKFSGEQILTNEEMKSVSGTYFSVWADKAEAKSVSEILIDLAELLPIFVKKYGEV, encoded by the coding sequence ATGGAGCGAGGACTCTTATTGGATGTAGGTCGTAAGTTTTGGTCAATTGATGAAATAAAGCAGTTAATTGAGCTTCTGTCTAAAACGGGTTTGACTCATTTACAATTACATCTGAGTGAAAATGAAGCATTTAGGCTGAATTTGGAAGCTGTCAGTACTGACAGAATGTCATCAGTTAATGACAGGACTTATTCTTATGATGATATTCAGGAAATATTAAAATTTGCACATCGCTATAAAATTCAAGTGATTCCGGACATTGATGCACCAGGGCATTTACGAGCTTTGTTGAGAAATCGACCAGAGTTTGCACTTCCAGCAACAGAAGGATGTGCGCTAGATGTGACAAATCCTTTGGCTTGCGAATGGTTCTTATCCATCATTCGTGAGTGCTGTGAGTGGTTTTCTGAGTGTAATATTTTTCATGTTGGGGGAGATGAGTTTATTGATTTTAGGCGGATGGAGGCTTATCCATATTTACTTTCAAAAAGCCATGAATACTATGGTGAGAAGGCTTCAGGTTTGGAATTTTATGTTGACTTTGTCAATCATATCGCACAATATTTGTCGTTAAAGGGCAAAAAAGTACGTGTTTGGAATGATGGTTTTTTACGGAAAGACCTTGAGAGTCTGTCAGTACTGACAAAGGATGTTGAAGTTTGTTATTGGACGAATTGGGATGTGAATATGGCATTAGTTGGGGACTGGCTCCGTGCGGGTTATCGCTTGGTTAATTTCTGTGATAATGATTTGTACTATGTGCTAGGGGAAAATGCGGGTTACAACTATCCATCGGTTGAAAAATTAATCAAATTTGCTGACAGAAATAAGTTTTCAGGTGAACAAATACTGACAAATGAGGAAATGAAGTCTGTCAGTGGCACTTATTTTTCAGTGTGGGCTGACAAGGCGGAAGCGAAGTCTGTCAGTGAAATTTTAATTGATTTGGCGGAGCTGCTTCCTATTTTTGTCAAAAAATATGGGGAGGTTTAA